In Pseudofrankia saprophytica, one genomic interval encodes:
- a CDS encoding cytochrome P450, which produces MILVEAGLSAALTTGAQSPWVWPSSRRFRDASPQDKLAYLAKLRDDPKLVRFDEPRIPGLSHGNGYWALTRHADVVEVSRRPGDFCSSHGALWINDLSQDFNEFFGSIINMDAPRHSRLRRIVAAAFTPRAVRGLRDYIDRAAADTVIAAATRQDIDIVADLATPFTLTVICDLLGVPESHRAALLAASNVIVSGGDPDLVPDQQDPVRAFLDAGTFLATLATDLAEHRHHHPTDDLLTALVHAEVDGERLTTHDIAAFFTLLAFAGQETTRNAIALGLHALHTHPDARAAWAADFDRLAPTAVEELIRYTSPVALMRRTVTRDTTLNGHPLATGDKVVLYYAAANHDPAVFTNPDQLDLTRSPNPHLGLGGPGPHYCLGAPLARAEITAMFREIFHHLPDLTITSEPEYLRSTSVNALKTLTAATSTRPRPLPDRR; this is translated from the coding sequence ATGATCCTCGTCGAGGCCGGCCTCTCGGCGGCGCTTACCACCGGGGCGCAGTCGCCTTGGGTGTGGCCGTCGAGCCGCCGTTTCCGCGACGCCAGCCCGCAGGACAAGCTCGCCTACCTGGCCAAGCTGCGCGATGACCCGAAGCTTGTGCGCTTCGACGAGCCGCGGATCCCTGGCCTGTCCCATGGCAACGGCTACTGGGCACTGACCCGTCACGCCGACGTCGTCGAGGTCTCCCGCCGCCCCGGCGACTTCTGCTCCAGCCACGGCGCCCTGTGGATCAACGACCTGAGCCAGGACTTCAACGAGTTCTTCGGCTCGATCATCAACATGGACGCCCCCCGCCACAGCCGCCTGCGGCGCATCGTCGCCGCCGCCTTCACCCCACGGGCCGTGCGCGGCCTGCGCGATTACATCGACCGGGCCGCCGCCGACACCGTCATCGCCGCCGCGACCCGCCAGGACATCGACATCGTCGCCGACCTCGCCACACCGTTCACACTGACCGTGATCTGCGACCTGCTCGGCGTCCCGGAAAGCCACCGCGCCGCCCTGCTCGCCGCCTCCAACGTGATCGTGTCCGGCGGCGATCCCGACCTGGTCCCCGACCAGCAGGACCCCGTCCGTGCCTTCCTCGACGCGGGCACCTTCCTGGCCACCCTCGCCACCGACCTCGCCGAACACCGCCACCACCACCCCACAGACGACCTGCTCACCGCCCTGGTCCACGCCGAGGTCGACGGAGAACGCCTGACCACCCACGACATCGCCGCGTTCTTCACCCTTCTTGCCTTCGCCGGCCAGGAGACAACCCGCAACGCCATCGCCCTGGGTCTCCACGCCCTGCACACCCACCCGGATGCCCGCGCCGCCTGGGCCGCCGACTTCGACCGGCTCGCCCCCACCGCCGTCGAAGAGCTCATCCGCTACACCAGCCCCGTCGCCCTCATGCGTCGCACCGTCACCCGCGACACCACCCTGAACGGCCACCCACTCGCCACCGGGGACAAGGTCGTCCTCTACTACGCCGCCGCCAACCACGACCCCGCCGTCTTCACCAACCCCGACCAGCTCGATCTCACCCGCTCGCCCAACCCCCACCTCGGCCTCGGCGGACCGGGCCCCCACTACTGCCTCGGAGCGCCCCTCGCCCGAGCCGAGATCACCGCCATGTTCCGCGAGATCTTCCACCACCTCCCAGACCTGACCATCACCAGCGAGCCCGAGTACCTCCGCTCCACCTCCGTCAACGCCCTCAAGACCCTCACCGCCGCAACCTCGACGAGACCGCGCCCGCTCCCTGATCGGCGGTGA
- a CDS encoding LuxR C-terminal-related transcriptional regulator, whose protein sequence is MRVAIAEDSGVIREALGLLLTSIGVDVTGSTATGEELLAAALTDPPDVAIVDMRMPPTRTNEGVVTALALKASQPRMGVLVVTAHDDDPFTSGLFANGAAGLGYMRKDNIADRTALQQVLLRLANGEAVIDAGVTTRALHRTRDIDRTHTLSDRERLILDLMAQGRSNAGIAKQTHVSLKTVEAHIAKIFLKLGLRSGDADNRRVLAVLTWLQAAAGPPAGPLTTGSVAGEARLPP, encoded by the coding sequence ATGCGGGTGGCGATCGCCGAGGACAGTGGTGTCATCCGGGAGGCACTCGGTCTGCTCCTGACCAGCATCGGTGTCGACGTCACCGGCTCTACTGCCACCGGTGAGGAACTGCTGGCCGCCGCCCTGACGGACCCGCCCGACGTGGCGATCGTGGACATGCGCATGCCGCCGACACGCACCAACGAAGGCGTCGTCACCGCGCTCGCGCTGAAGGCGTCCCAGCCGCGAATGGGGGTGCTCGTCGTAACAGCGCACGACGACGATCCCTTTACTTCGGGCCTGTTCGCGAATGGAGCCGCCGGTCTCGGATACATGCGAAAGGACAACATCGCCGACCGGACCGCGCTGCAGCAGGTGCTCCTCCGACTGGCGAACGGCGAAGCCGTGATCGACGCCGGCGTCACGACACGAGCACTGCACCGTACCCGCGATATCGATCGAACCCATACGCTGTCCGACCGTGAACGCCTCATCCTCGACCTGATGGCGCAGGGCCGTTCCAATGCCGGCATTGCCAAGCAGACGCACGTCAGCCTGAAGACCGTCGAGGCTCACATCGCGAAAATCTTCCTGAAGCTGGGCCTGCGTTCCGGAGATGCCGACAACCGCCGGGTGCTGGCGGTACTGACCTGGTTGCAGGCGGCCGCTGGCCCACCGGCGGGGCCGCTCACGACCGGCTCGGTCGCCGGGGAGGCCCGCCTACCGCCGTGA
- a CDS encoding histidine kinase, whose translation MRAGAGVEMRSRRLRLAGTVLATAVLTVAVTTEASWPYWSARPLMAAVNVTVGTSISVAGVVALTSATTRRHGLLFTTAGLSLALSWLMAWNVGALPVLATFAWCLYWLTFLWGVLTYPTDRLPSRWDRIFVALLAADLFGGQIAITVTSRPSWNGFSPAAIWPALLADREAFERVYQVVAACDVTLITMFVVLTVRSFRAMRGLERRLAGPVLLSAGPAAMAAMAAMITRGYQATYVSLADTLDTLAVQGAASSVAPLALVSVTIHRHYTAASAADRLGELVRTPTVAAVRAGLRTVLRDDTLEIHYWDPRHERLDPVTGQLVAGRAASRRGAPDEAGWHQNSAARPSEPPSGSHQRPEPKRDEVRWLVDVRSPQDGIVATISVDPALRRHGVLVDAAISTIMLALENAQLQSALQTELTRLADARRRTADAAARERARIERELHDGLQQRLIALTMTTSVLEGMVTDPADADILREMRHRLRAATGWLRAIGQGLHPVELGRDGLRVALEQAAGSMALPVVFRISDRRYRPGVELAMYLALTAVLDDLALRAPQDEPDLDRAGFDDLGLRPPGYVRIDVRVAGTELVGDIVWAAPAAMDRPASRERPNGFHEGELGVAADRIRALGGSVTRFARPRRGVGVQVRVPCA comes from the coding sequence ATGCGAGCTGGGGCCGGCGTGGAGATGCGGTCGCGTCGGCTCCGGCTAGCCGGCACCGTGCTCGCCACCGCCGTGCTTACCGTCGCGGTGACAACCGAAGCCAGCTGGCCCTATTGGTCGGCCCGTCCGCTGATGGCGGCCGTGAACGTCACCGTCGGTACGTCCATATCGGTGGCCGGCGTGGTGGCCCTGACCAGCGCCACCACGCGGCGTCACGGTCTGCTTTTCACCACGGCGGGGCTGTCATTGGCGCTGTCCTGGCTCATGGCCTGGAACGTCGGTGCTCTGCCGGTGCTCGCGACGTTCGCCTGGTGCCTTTACTGGCTCACTTTCCTCTGGGGCGTGCTGACCTACCCCACCGATCGGCTCCCTTCACGATGGGATCGGATTTTCGTCGCTCTGCTGGCGGCGGACCTCTTTGGTGGTCAGATCGCGATCACGGTGACGTCGCGTCCAAGCTGGAACGGGTTCTCTCCCGCCGCCATCTGGCCGGCGCTACTGGCCGACCGGGAAGCGTTCGAGCGGGTGTACCAGGTTGTCGCCGCGTGCGACGTCACGCTCATAACGATGTTCGTCGTGCTCACCGTACGTAGCTTCCGTGCGATGAGAGGACTCGAACGACGCCTCGCCGGTCCGGTGCTGCTGTCGGCGGGTCCGGCCGCCATGGCCGCCATGGCCGCCATGATTACGCGCGGATACCAGGCCACGTACGTGAGCCTGGCCGACACCCTCGACACACTGGCAGTGCAGGGCGCCGCGTCCAGCGTCGCCCCGCTGGCCCTGGTCAGTGTGACGATCCACCGGCACTACACCGCGGCGAGCGCCGCGGACCGCCTCGGAGAGCTGGTGCGAACGCCGACGGTCGCCGCCGTCCGGGCCGGCCTGCGGACGGTGCTGCGCGACGACACCCTGGAGATCCACTACTGGGACCCGCGGCACGAGCGGCTCGACCCAGTCACCGGTCAGCTCGTCGCGGGTCGGGCCGCCAGCCGCCGGGGCGCACCCGACGAGGCGGGCTGGCACCAGAACAGCGCGGCTCGGCCGTCCGAGCCGCCCAGCGGGTCCCACCAGAGGCCGGAGCCGAAACGGGACGAAGTCCGCTGGCTCGTCGACGTCCGTTCCCCGCAGGACGGGATCGTCGCGACGATCAGCGTGGATCCAGCGCTCCGTCGCCACGGCGTGCTGGTCGACGCCGCGATCTCGACGATCATGCTCGCGCTGGAGAATGCACAGCTGCAGTCCGCTCTCCAGACGGAGCTCACCCGCCTGGCGGACGCGAGGCGGCGGACCGCGGACGCGGCGGCGCGGGAGCGGGCCCGGATCGAGCGGGAGCTCCACGATGGGCTCCAGCAACGGCTGATCGCTCTGACCATGACGACCAGTGTTCTCGAGGGCATGGTCACCGATCCCGCGGACGCGGACATCCTGCGGGAGATGCGTCACCGGCTACGTGCGGCGACCGGCTGGTTGCGTGCCATCGGCCAGGGGCTACACCCCGTCGAACTGGGCCGGGACGGGTTGCGCGTCGCGCTCGAGCAGGCTGCCGGTTCAATGGCCCTCCCGGTGGTGTTTCGCATCAGTGACCGGCGGTACCGCCCGGGCGTCGAGCTCGCCATGTACCTGGCCCTGACCGCGGTACTGGACGATCTCGCCCTGCGGGCCCCACAGGACGAGCCCGATCTGGACCGAGCCGGCTTCGACGACCTCGGTCTCAGGCCACCGGGGTACGTGCGCATCGACGTCCGGGTCGCCGGCACCGAGCTCGTGGGCGACATCGTGTGGGCGGCTCCCGCCGCGATGGACCGTCCCGCCAGCCGCGAGCGTCCGAATGGTTTCCACGAGGGTGAGCTGGGGGTGGCGGCCGACCGCATTCGCGCGCTCGGCGGCAGCGTGACGCGCTTCGCCCGACCTCGGCGCGGCGTCGGCGTCCAGGTGCGTGTTCCGTGCGCGTGA
- a CDS encoding amidohydrolase family protein produces MATTPVPTVSEAALDPSLFLPEPEPREVRYTIISVDDHVVEPPHLFAGRVPARFADAAPRIVETERGHQVWRFEEQTFTQVGMNAVAGRRPDSVKLEPFRFEHMRPGCYDIDARVRDMDVSGVWASVNFPSQITGFCGRVFFGARDQELGLACVRAWNDWLYEEWFQAYPERVVPMGITHLSDPALAVAEIRRNSARGFTAVTFPERPHVIGLPSLWDRDHWDPIIQACVETDTVVTLHVGSAGLSEKPPGAPGLQLGSTLFGQASLTACAEWLWSEYPARFPTLKIAMSEGGIGWVAMLLDRLDNIVDRSGYGLGWDLRPAEVLRRNFWFCTIDDPSTIDTRHHIGVENIMVETDYPHGDGTWPDTQQVLADAWGHIPPAEIRAMCSENAAALFRHPLPPTVLPAG; encoded by the coding sequence GTGGCCACCACCCCCGTCCCCACCGTCAGCGAGGCCGCCCTCGACCCGAGCCTGTTCCTGCCCGAGCCTGAGCCCCGCGAGGTCCGCTACACGATCATCTCGGTCGACGACCACGTCGTGGAACCGCCGCACCTGTTCGCCGGGCGGGTCCCGGCCCGGTTCGCCGACGCGGCGCCGCGGATCGTCGAGACGGAACGCGGTCACCAGGTGTGGCGGTTCGAGGAACAGACGTTCACCCAGGTCGGCATGAACGCCGTGGCCGGCCGGCGGCCCGACTCGGTGAAGCTCGAGCCGTTCCGGTTCGAGCACATGCGTCCCGGCTGCTACGACATCGACGCCCGGGTGCGGGACATGGACGTGAGCGGGGTCTGGGCGTCGGTGAACTTCCCCTCGCAGATCACCGGGTTCTGCGGCCGGGTGTTCTTCGGCGCCCGCGACCAGGAGCTGGGCCTCGCCTGCGTGCGGGCCTGGAACGACTGGCTGTACGAGGAGTGGTTCCAGGCGTACCCCGAGCGGGTCGTCCCGATGGGCATCACCCACCTGTCCGACCCGGCACTGGCCGTCGCCGAGATCCGGCGGAACTCCGCCCGCGGGTTCACCGCCGTCACCTTCCCGGAACGCCCACACGTCATCGGCCTGCCGTCGCTGTGGGACCGCGACCACTGGGACCCGATCATCCAGGCCTGCGTCGAGACCGACACCGTCGTCACCCTGCACGTCGGCAGCGCCGGCCTGTCCGAGAAGCCGCCGGGTGCGCCCGGCCTGCAGCTCGGCTCGACGCTGTTCGGCCAGGCGTCGCTCACCGCCTGCGCCGAGTGGCTGTGGTCGGAGTACCCGGCCCGGTTCCCGACCCTGAAGATCGCGATGAGCGAGGGCGGGATCGGCTGGGTCGCGATGCTGCTCGACCGGCTCGACAACATCGTCGACCGGTCCGGCTACGGCCTCGGCTGGGACCTTCGCCCCGCCGAGGTGCTGCGCCGCAACTTCTGGTTCTGCACCATCGACGACCCGTCGACGATCGACACCCGCCACCACATCGGCGTCGAGAACATCATGGTCGAGACCGACTACCCGCACGGTGACGGCACCTGGCCTGACACCCAGCAGGTCCTCGCCGACGCCTGGGGCCACATCCCGCCCGCCGAGATCCGGGCGATGTGCAGCGAGAACGCCGCGGCCCTGTTCCGCCACCCCCTCCCGCCGACCGTCCTGCCGGCCGGCTGA
- a CDS encoding sensor histidine kinase, giving the protein MAAVLGLLAGWPFWSDHPALAVVNALNMAALVLSARCLSARSRVLGFLLLATGVCWSLSWLMSWDAGPAPLAGFLIQPLCWFFQAWLVLTYPDGRILGRLDTAVVTASGPALVGGHILIVVTSRPEWNGFDPDTYWPRPALISLRLFHPLLVAVAGGCVLLCIVITMLALRRRLDHVHGLDRVVFVPVLLATGLAGFGTALVVTDPIRPSQLDGLPHGFALQGGALAVGPAALLVATAYLRLALPSRAQRLLRQTHPPTATTTRTTLRAVLRDPSLDVYLWLTDENRYVDVDGEPAPDKVVLGSRTPATGLGAASSHRHKPRSIATIGARTPSGGRWRVAVPVSGPEPVALIDCDQRLRGHEVAVLSILTTSTPWLRNIALQSGLQARLAQTAQANQRVADAEADERRRLERDLATGLASRLADLDALAVRLAESSSAPAAGRLVADIRDGIRAVGDEARDVARGLHPVELSEVGLRAAVLAVGTRLGLRPRMDADEPTLAPATERLMYFALLEGLTNAAKHAATDAVRVRVHVTTGRLVGEVADDGRGGAHIPPGGGLAGLQERVTAAGGSLSLRSAAGSGTSLIISLPLNSVGAAMI; this is encoded by the coding sequence GTGGCCGCCGTGCTTGGCCTCCTGGCGGGTTGGCCGTTCTGGTCCGATCATCCGGCGCTCGCCGTCGTGAACGCCCTGAACATGGCGGCACTCGTCCTCTCAGCCCGCTGTCTGTCCGCCCGGTCCCGTGTGCTGGGCTTCCTGCTCCTGGCCACAGGTGTCTGCTGGTCCCTGTCGTGGCTGATGAGCTGGGACGCCGGACCCGCTCCGCTGGCCGGGTTCCTGATCCAGCCGTTGTGCTGGTTCTTCCAGGCCTGGCTGGTGCTGACCTATCCCGACGGGCGGATACTCGGCCGGCTCGACACGGCGGTCGTCACCGCCAGCGGGCCGGCTCTCGTTGGCGGCCACATCCTGATCGTGGTGACCTCGCGCCCCGAGTGGAACGGTTTCGACCCTGACACCTACTGGCCGAGACCGGCGCTGATCTCGCTCCGGCTGTTCCACCCGCTGCTGGTAGCCGTCGCCGGAGGATGCGTCCTGCTCTGCATCGTGATCACTATGCTGGCGCTCCGTCGACGCCTGGATCACGTTCACGGTCTCGACCGAGTCGTGTTCGTTCCGGTACTGCTCGCGACCGGTCTCGCCGGATTCGGTACCGCACTGGTCGTCACGGATCCCATCCGCCCATCCCAGCTGGACGGGCTGCCGCATGGCTTCGCGCTGCAAGGCGGGGCACTGGCCGTCGGACCGGCCGCGCTGCTCGTCGCCACGGCCTACCTGCGCCTCGCACTCCCGTCGCGGGCACAACGGTTGCTGCGGCAGACCCACCCACCGACGGCGACCACCACGAGGACGACGCTGCGTGCCGTCCTGCGCGACCCGTCGCTCGATGTCTACCTCTGGCTCACGGACGAGAACCGGTACGTCGACGTCGACGGCGAGCCCGCTCCCGACAAGGTCGTCCTCGGTTCCCGAACACCAGCGACCGGCCTCGGTGCCGCATCCAGCCACCGTCACAAGCCCAGGTCGATCGCGACCATCGGCGCGCGAACGCCATCCGGCGGGCGCTGGCGAGTCGCAGTCCCCGTATCCGGTCCAGAGCCGGTCGCGCTGATCGACTGCGACCAACGCCTGCGCGGCCACGAGGTCGCCGTCCTTTCTATCCTGACGACCAGTACCCCCTGGCTGCGCAACATCGCATTGCAGAGCGGGTTGCAGGCGAGACTGGCGCAGACGGCACAGGCCAACCAGCGGGTGGCCGACGCCGAAGCCGACGAGCGTCGCCGGCTCGAACGAGACCTTGCCACCGGCCTGGCCAGCCGACTCGCCGACCTTGACGCGCTGGCGGTCCGGTTGGCCGAATCATCGTCCGCTCCGGCGGCTGGGCGCCTGGTCGCCGACATCCGCGACGGTATCCGCGCGGTCGGGGACGAGGCCCGGGACGTCGCCCGCGGTCTGCATCCGGTCGAACTCAGTGAGGTCGGCCTGCGGGCGGCGGTGCTGGCCGTGGGAACCCGGCTGGGCCTTCGGCCGCGGATGGACGCTGACGAACCGACGCTCGCGCCCGCCACCGAGCGGCTGATGTACTTCGCACTGCTTGAAGGCCTGACCAACGCCGCCAAACACGCCGCGACCGACGCCGTGCGGGTGCGGGTCCACGTGACGACAGGTCGCCTGGTCGGGGAGGTCGCCGACGACGGCCGCGGCGGCGCTCACATCCCCCCTGGCGGGGGACTCGCCGGCCTTCAGGAGCGGGTGACGGCCGCCGGTGGCTCGCTATCCCTGCGTAGCGCGGCGGGGAGTGGAACCAGCCTCATCATCTCCCTGCCGCTGAACTCGGTCGGCGCGGCCATGATCTAG
- a CDS encoding phosphopantetheine-binding protein produces the protein MLTKDDFEDLVSRRTGVPRARLTGGSRLDADLGLDSFGLLELAGGIAELGVDLGEREWLSSTTVGELYDHYLDRSKAVTGSLPAAVADLGATDNDVSPVRLEGKYFRLTPVLPQATPFLYSLSVSPDIGFRWRYRGSVPAYQQFEQELWQGMLAQFLVESIETSQPAGHVICYNPDLNLGHAYVGAVMAGQYLGTGLAAEPVRLFINYLFDVWPLRKLYLELPEFNFTQFASAAGRALHIEARLRDHDYYQGRRWDRLTLAAYRPGEEPAATDEFTR, from the coding sequence ATGCTTACCAAGGACGACTTCGAGGATCTGGTCAGTAGACGGACTGGGGTGCCGCGGGCCAGGTTGACCGGTGGATCGAGGCTGGATGCCGACCTGGGACTGGACTCGTTCGGACTGCTGGAACTGGCCGGGGGAATCGCCGAGCTCGGGGTGGATCTGGGCGAGCGGGAGTGGCTTTCGTCCACCACGGTCGGCGAGCTTTACGATCACTATCTCGATCGTTCCAAGGCCGTCACCGGTTCGCTGCCCGCGGCAGTAGCGGATCTTGGTGCGACGGACAATGATGTGTCGCCTGTCCGCCTGGAAGGAAAGTACTTTCGGTTGACGCCGGTACTGCCGCAGGCGACGCCGTTTCTCTACAGCCTGTCGGTCAGCCCGGATATCGGGTTCCGCTGGCGTTATCGCGGGTCGGTGCCGGCGTACCAGCAGTTCGAGCAGGAACTCTGGCAGGGCATGCTCGCGCAGTTTCTGGTCGAGTCGATCGAGACGAGCCAGCCGGCCGGGCACGTGATCTGCTACAACCCGGACCTCAACCTCGGTCACGCCTACGTCGGCGCCGTGATGGCCGGCCAGTATCTGGGCACGGGCCTCGCCGCCGAGCCGGTCCGGCTGTTCATCAACTACCTGTTCGACGTCTGGCCACTTCGCAAGCTCTACCTGGAACTGCCGGAGTTCAACTTCACCCAGTTCGCCAGCGCGGCGGGCCGGGCGCTACACATCGAGGCTCGGCTACGCGACCACGACTACTACCAAGGCCGCCGCTGGGACCGTCTGACCCTCGCCGCCTACCGACCCGGCGAGGAACCGGCAGCCACCGACGAGTTCACCCGCTAG
- a CDS encoding long-chain-fatty-acid--CoA ligase, which translates to MVGLLDGIAKARYGPGRVVFLGPDADIDVGWSEFFEKAERVAAWLQNARGVGPGGRVAVVALPSPAVVSALVATWMAGASVTCLPTPARSTDMATYFEQTRDRIAALGDPLVLLGPPYQALAGVVAEGGARVEMLSDVLAAEEVGVWKTPDLSDEDSAILQFTSGTTSAPKIVRVSHGNLAANIAAIRERIRHDEVHGRLLTWLPLSHDMGLIGALAVQLTCGHCDVLVGSPTDYLAAPSSWMRNAARYQATVLMGPASAYALAGRLLTVGPTLDLSSVKVALCGGEPIEPAAIEGFLDAAARHGFRREAFLPAYGLAEATLAVAMPGPYQGLRVDEIDPDALANKGHAVPVADGGRARRFVRLGRPVPGTRIRIVDPDTSADCPQRVVGEVHVWGPSVAGYLDDEDAEEGHQVRHGGDGWLATGDLGYLAGGELVVCGRAKDLIISGGRNIHPEEIEQAAVPVPGVRPGNVVAFATRRHGSGTDSVTVVFELRPGHDEAVVREQVTAAVLAAVGVRPAAVHALSPGSVPKTPSGKLRRAEAARLWGEQQ; encoded by the coding sequence GTGGTTGGTCTGTTGGACGGAATCGCCAAGGCAAGGTACGGGCCGGGCCGAGTGGTGTTTCTCGGGCCGGATGCAGACATCGACGTCGGCTGGTCGGAATTCTTCGAGAAGGCGGAGCGGGTAGCGGCCTGGCTGCAGAACGCCCGTGGCGTCGGACCGGGCGGCCGGGTCGCGGTCGTGGCGTTGCCGTCGCCTGCGGTGGTCTCCGCGCTGGTCGCGACGTGGATGGCCGGAGCGAGCGTGACGTGCCTGCCGACGCCGGCACGGTCGACGGACATGGCGACCTATTTCGAGCAGACCCGCGACCGGATCGCGGCACTGGGTGACCCGCTCGTCCTCCTGGGCCCTCCCTATCAGGCGCTGGCCGGCGTGGTAGCCGAGGGCGGTGCCCGAGTCGAGATGTTGTCCGATGTGCTGGCCGCGGAGGAAGTCGGTGTGTGGAAGACACCGGACCTGTCCGACGAGGACTCGGCGATCCTCCAGTTCACCAGCGGCACGACCTCCGCGCCGAAGATCGTCAGGGTCAGTCATGGGAACCTCGCGGCGAACATCGCGGCGATCCGGGAACGGATCCGCCACGACGAGGTGCACGGCAGGCTGCTGACCTGGCTGCCGCTTTCCCACGACATGGGCCTGATCGGTGCGTTGGCGGTCCAGCTGACCTGCGGGCACTGCGATGTGCTGGTCGGTTCGCCGACGGACTATCTGGCGGCGCCGTCGTCGTGGATGCGTAACGCGGCCCGCTACCAGGCGACGGTGCTGATGGGCCCGGCGTCGGCCTACGCCTTGGCTGGCAGGCTGCTGACCGTTGGGCCGACGCTGGACCTGTCGTCGGTCAAGGTGGCGCTTTGTGGCGGCGAACCGATCGAGCCGGCGGCGATCGAGGGCTTCCTGGATGCCGCCGCGCGGCATGGTTTCCGGCGGGAGGCTTTCCTGCCTGCCTACGGCCTGGCCGAGGCGACCCTTGCCGTCGCCATGCCGGGCCCGTACCAGGGTCTGCGCGTGGATGAGATCGACCCCGACGCGCTCGCCAACAAGGGACACGCGGTTCCCGTCGCCGACGGCGGCCGGGCCCGCCGGTTCGTGCGCCTCGGACGGCCCGTCCCCGGCACCCGGATCCGGATCGTCGACCCGGACACGAGCGCGGACTGCCCGCAGCGGGTCGTCGGCGAGGTCCACGTCTGGGGTCCATCCGTTGCCGGATACCTCGACGACGAGGATGCCGAAGAGGGCCATCAGGTCAGACATGGCGGAGACGGCTGGCTGGCGACCGGGGACCTGGGCTACCTCGCCGGCGGCGAGCTGGTCGTCTGCGGACGTGCCAAGGACCTGATCATCAGTGGCGGGCGGAACATCCACCCCGAGGAAATCGAACAGGCCGCCGTACCCGTGCCAGGTGTCCGCCCGGGCAACGTCGTCGCCTTCGCGACCCGCCGTCACGGCTCGGGAACCGACAGCGTCACGGTTGTGTTCGAGCTCCGGCCCGGCCACGACGAGGCCGTCGTTCGGGAGCAGGTCACCGCGGCCGTGCTCGCCGCCGTTGGCGTCCGGCCGGCCGCTGTCCACGCGCTGTCACCGGGATCGGTCCCGAAGACACCGTCCGGGAAGCTGCGGCGCGCCGAAGCCGCGCGGCTGTGGGGAGAACAACAGTGA
- a CDS encoding class II aldolase/adducin family protein: MTFIPTAEKLMPELTTREEIVLLARALWREGYNDHLAGHITALQPDGTLLCNPWLVRWDELRPEQIIRIDLDGKLLEGDWPVPLGIPLHLALHAARTDVTWAVHNHPLYGTVWADLGEIPPIYDQSSALGGGGDLVLVNEYEGPVNDLATARGAVDALHGGHLALLAGHGVFVLGTSARALFQRAVALEQRCQRAWHVRALGAAPAPVLPTGFLNHMKNSDGNGFIGFWESAVRAELRADPTLLDTH; this comes from the coding sequence GTGACGTTCATCCCGACGGCCGAGAAGCTGATGCCGGAGCTCACCACCCGCGAGGAGATCGTCCTGCTCGCCCGCGCCCTGTGGCGGGAGGGCTACAACGACCACCTGGCCGGCCACATCACCGCGTTACAGCCCGACGGCACCCTGCTGTGCAACCCGTGGCTGGTCCGCTGGGACGAGCTGCGCCCCGAGCAGATCATCCGGATCGACCTGGACGGCAAGCTGCTCGAGGGCGACTGGCCGGTCCCGCTCGGCATCCCGCTGCACCTCGCCCTGCACGCCGCCCGCACCGACGTCACCTGGGCCGTCCACAACCACCCGCTGTACGGCACGGTCTGGGCGGACCTGGGCGAGATCCCACCGATCTACGACCAGAGCTCCGCGCTCGGCGGCGGTGGCGACCTGGTGCTGGTGAACGAGTACGAGGGCCCCGTCAACGATCTCGCCACCGCCCGCGGCGCGGTCGACGCCCTGCACGGCGGCCACCTCGCGCTGCTCGCCGGCCACGGCGTCTTCGTCCTCGGCACCTCGGCACGGGCGCTGTTCCAGCGCGCCGTCGCGCTCGAACAGCGCTGCCAGCGTGCCTGGCACGTCCGTGCCCTCGGCGCCGCCCCGGCGCCGGTGCTACCGACCGGCTTCCTGAACCACATGAAGAACTCTGACGGCAACGGCTTCATCGGCTTCTGGGAGTCCGCCGTCCGCGCCGAGCTCCGCGCCGACCCGACGCTCCTCGATACTCACTGA